From a single Clostridium isatidis genomic region:
- a CDS encoding gamma-glutamyl-gamma-aminobutyrate hydrolase family protein: MNKPIIGVFSLSSYESPANDKIFYYAEAVRDAGGIPFIVPIIKNIKDIENLVNKFDGFLFTGGQDIDPKLYNEEKREYCEVPYKDRDCMEIIALKSVIEKEKPLLAVCRGFQLLNAILGGSLYQDIKFDKNNGRDSYHLDKKNTFNESHKVKIIKNSLLGEIINNKEFLGVNSIHHQGIKTLAPSLKEAAISEDGLIESVYMEGKKFILGVQWHPELLYTKYDEHYSIFKKFIESCN; this comes from the coding sequence ATGAATAAACCAATAATAGGGGTATTTTCACTTTCTAGTTATGAAAGTCCAGCCAACGATAAAATATTTTATTATGCAGAGGCGGTTAGGGATGCTGGGGGAATACCCTTTATTGTGCCTATTATAAAAAATATAAAGGATATTGAAAATTTGGTTAATAAATTTGATGGCTTTTTATTTACAGGAGGTCAGGATATAGATCCTAAATTATATAATGAGGAGAAAAGAGAATATTGTGAAGTTCCATATAAAGATAGAGATTGCATGGAAATAATAGCTTTAAAAAGTGTGATAGAAAAGGAAAAGCCTTTACTTGCTGTTTGCAGAGGATTTCAACTATTAAATGCTATATTAGGAGGCTCTTTATATCAAGATATAAAATTTGACAAAAATAATGGAAGAGATAGTTACCACTTGGATAAGAAAAATACTTTTAATGAGAGCCATAAGGTTAAAATTATTAAAAATTCTTTATTGGGAGAAATAATAAATAATAAAGAGTTTTTAGGAGTTAATAGTATACATCATCAAGGAATAAAAACTTTAGCACCTTCTTTAAAAGAAGCTGCAATATCAGAAGATGGATTAATTGAGAGTGTTTATATGGAAGGGAAAAAATTTATTTTAGGAGTTCAATGGCATCCAGAATTATTATATACAAAATATGATGAGCATTATAGTATATTTAAGAAATTTATAGAAAGCTGTAATTAA
- the hcp gene encoding hydroxylamine reductase, with product MDNAMFCYQCEQTMGGKGCTKMGVCGKTPEVANLQDLLIYQLKGIACYAKPLIDKGELIDKTIVEFVENSLFTTLTNVNFDVEVHIQLLKDSQKIKEALRSKAPKGDYPEEAKYNLSATKQQMLEDAVKAGLMYDKDLNPDIRSLRHTILYGLKGISAYGHQARFINFYSDQVDQFYFRALEAITNDDVGVEELIRWTLRTGEIALEVMRVLDNANTTRYSHPTPHNVNVNIKKGPFIIVSGHDLRDLEMLLEQTDGKGINIYTHGEMLPSHGYEKLKKYKHLVGNYGSAWQNQQKEFDNIPGCILMTTNCLMKPRESYKDRIFSTGVVGWDGVIHIGRDENGYKDFSPVIEKALELGGFKEDEEEKEIMVGFAHKATLSHADKIVSAVKNGDIRHFFVIGGCDGARPGRNYYTKFAEQVPKDCIILTLACGKYRFNKLEFGEVCGLPRLLDVGQCNDVYSAVKIATSLADAFDTDVNSLPLSIVLSWYEQKAVADLLALLSVGVKNMYLGPSLPAFLSPNVLQYLVDTFGLKPISTPEEDLKSCLQQIV from the coding sequence ATGGATAATGCAATGTTTTGTTACCAATGTGAGCAAACCATGGGAGGAAAAGGCTGTACAAAAATGGGTGTATGCGGTAAAACTCCCGAAGTTGCTAATTTGCAAGACTTATTAATATATCAATTAAAGGGGATAGCCTGCTATGCAAAGCCTTTAATTGATAAAGGAGAACTAATAGATAAAACAATAGTTGAGTTTGTAGAAAATTCACTTTTTACAACTTTAACTAATGTTAATTTTGATGTAGAAGTACATATACAACTTCTTAAAGATTCTCAAAAGATAAAGGAAGCCTTAAGAAGTAAAGCACCAAAGGGAGATTATCCAGAAGAAGCAAAATACAATTTAAGTGCAACCAAGCAGCAAATGTTAGAAGATGCAGTTAAAGCTGGATTGATGTATGATAAAGACCTTAATCCAGATATAAGATCTTTAAGACATACAATTTTATATGGTTTAAAAGGTATATCAGCTTATGGACATCAAGCTAGATTTATAAATTTTTATAGCGATCAAGTAGATCAATTTTATTTCCGTGCTTTAGAAGCTATAACTAATGATGATGTTGGGGTAGAAGAATTAATACGATGGACATTGAGAACTGGAGAAATAGCATTGGAAGTTATGAGGGTTCTAGATAATGCTAATACTACTAGATATAGTCATCCTACACCCCACAATGTAAACGTTAATATTAAAAAGGGTCCATTTATTATAGTTTCTGGCCATGATTTAAGAGATTTAGAAATGTTATTAGAACAAACAGACGGAAAAGGAATAAACATTTATACACATGGAGAAATGCTTCCATCTCATGGTTATGAGAAATTAAAGAAATATAAACACTTAGTAGGTAACTATGGTTCAGCTTGGCAAAATCAGCAAAAAGAATTTGATAATATACCTGGATGTATCCTTATGACTACAAACTGTTTAATGAAGCCAAGAGAAAGCTATAAAGATAGAATATTTAGTACTGGAGTTGTAGGCTGGGACGGAGTTATTCATATTGGAAGAGATGAAAATGGATATAAAGATTTTTCCCCTGTAATAGAGAAAGCTCTTGAATTAGGTGGATTTAAGGAAGACGAAGAAGAAAAAGAAATAATGGTGGGTTTTGCTCATAAGGCTACCTTAAGTCATGCAGATAAAATAGTATCTGCAGTAAAAAATGGTGATATAAGACACTTCTTTGTAATAGGAGGTTGTGATGGAGCGAGGCCAGGAAGAAATTACTATACAAAGTTTGCAGAACAAGTCCCAAAGGATTGTATAATATTAACCCTTGCTTGTGGAAAATATAGATTTAATAAATTAGAATTTGGAGAAGTTTGTGGTTTACCAAGATTATTAGATGTTGGTCAATGTAATGATGTTTATTCAGCAGTGAAGATTGCGACTTCTTTAGCAGATGCCTTTGATACAGATGTAAATTCATTACCATTATCAATAGTTTTATCATGGTATGAACAAAAGGCAGTAGCAGACCTTTTAGCTTTATTATCAGTTGGTGTTAAAAATATGTATCTAGGACCATCATTACCAGCCTTTTTATCTCCAAATGTGTTGCAATATTTAGTTGATACTTTTGGTTTAAAACCTATTAGTACACCAGAAGAAGATTTAAAATCTTGTCTTCAACAAATAGTATAA
- the mgtA gene encoding magnesium-translocating P-type ATPase: MRKLFFNKVIKEEVKKKGNINNLLLVSRLTEEGVLRKYNTSYEGYEENEIEEIKERYGKNEISYQKGKSLIKKIIDAFINPFSIILLALAVISYVTDVALVKSDQKDFTSVIIVTTMILVSGGLRFIQESKSNKAAEHLSKIVRTTISVKRKNEELKEIPVNELVVGDIIHIAAGDMIPADVRILKAKDLFVSQSSLTGESEPVEKYSWISDDNCKNPLEIKNLAFMGTNVISGSAVAIVIEVGDNSIFGSMVKNLSGKKIVTSFEKGINSVSWILIKIMLIMLPLVLFMNGFTKGDWMEAFLFAISVAVGLTPEMLPMIVSANLAKGAVSMSKKKVIVKDLNAIQNFGAMDVLCADKTGTITKDKVVLEYYLNIHGEEDIRVLRHAFLNSYYQTGLKNLIDKAIINHVNELDIVELWRDYKKLDEIPFDFNRRRMSVVVESIGGKTQLITKGAIEEMLEVCAFVEYKGEIKKITEEIEKELLERVSYYNKQGMRILGVAQKNNPSEFNEFSEKDERDMVLMGFLAFLDPPKESAEDVIRTLKDYGVNVKILTGDNDIVTTAVCKQVGIKANNLLLGADIDEMSDEELKKAVENSNVFAKLSPNQKTRIVTALRENGHVVGFMGDGINDAAAITEADVGISVDTAVDIAKESADIILLEKDLMVLEEGIIEGRKIYANIIKYIKMTASSNFGNIFSVLIASIFLPFIPMLPLQLLMLNLIYDISCITIPWDNVDEKYLKFPRKWDASSISKFMFWMGPISSVFDIITFLLLYFIICPFVFGGPFHMLNEVEQIGFIGLFHAGWFVESLWTQTMVIHLIRTPKIPFIQSTASWQLTILTFLGIAIGTIIPYTVFGERLNMVAMPASYFIYLFLIIFLYFISITVLKRLFIKRYGELL, from the coding sequence ATGAGAAAGTTATTTTTTAATAAAGTTATAAAGGAAGAAGTAAAGAAGAAAGGTAATATTAATAATTTATTATTAGTATCAAGATTAACAGAAGAAGGAGTATTAAGAAAATATAATACAAGCTATGAAGGTTATGAAGAAAATGAAATAGAAGAAATTAAGGAAAGATATGGGAAAAATGAGATTAGTTATCAAAAGGGTAAATCTTTAATAAAAAAAATTATTGATGCTTTTATTAATCCATTTTCTATAATTTTATTAGCTTTAGCTGTAATTTCTTATGTAACTGATGTAGCTTTAGTTAAAAGTGATCAAAAAGATTTTACATCAGTTATTATAGTTACAACTATGATATTAGTTAGTGGGGGACTACGATTTATTCAAGAATCTAAGTCTAATAAAGCTGCTGAGCATCTTAGTAAAATTGTTAGAACAACAATAAGTGTAAAGCGTAAAAATGAAGAATTAAAAGAAATACCGGTAAATGAATTGGTAGTTGGTGATATAATTCATATTGCAGCGGGGGATATGATACCTGCTGATGTTAGAATATTAAAAGCAAAGGATTTATTTGTAAGCCAATCCTCATTAACTGGTGAAAGTGAGCCTGTAGAAAAGTATAGTTGGATATCTGATGATAATTGTAAAAATCCCTTGGAGATAAAGAATTTAGCTTTTATGGGAACTAATGTAATTAGTGGATCAGCTGTTGCAATTGTAATTGAAGTTGGTGATAATTCAATTTTTGGTTCTATGGTAAAGAATTTATCAGGGAAAAAAATAGTGACAAGCTTTGAAAAGGGGATAAATTCTGTATCTTGGATATTAATTAAGATTATGTTAATTATGTTACCACTAGTTTTATTTATGAATGGATTTACTAAAGGTGATTGGATGGAAGCTTTCTTATTTGCAATTTCTGTGGCTGTTGGATTAACTCCAGAAATGCTTCCAATGATAGTTTCAGCTAATCTTGCAAAAGGTGCAGTTTCAATGTCCAAGAAAAAAGTAATAGTTAAGGACTTAAATGCAATTCAGAATTTTGGGGCAATGGATGTACTTTGTGCTGATAAGACTGGTACTATTACTAAAGATAAAGTAGTTTTAGAATATTATTTAAATATTCATGGGGAAGAAGATATTAGAGTTTTACGTCATGCTTTTCTAAATAGTTATTATCAAACTGGGCTTAAAAATTTAATAGATAAGGCTATAATTAATCATGTTAATGAATTAGATATTGTTGAATTATGGAGAGATTATAAGAAACTTGATGAAATTCCTTTTGATTTTAATCGTCGTCGTATGAGTGTGGTAGTTGAAAGTATAGGGGGTAAAACTCAACTTATTACAAAAGGCGCAATTGAAGAAATGTTAGAAGTTTGTGCTTTTGTTGAATATAAAGGAGAAATAAAGAAAATAACAGAAGAAATTGAGAAGGAATTATTAGAGAGAGTATCTTATTATAATAAACAAGGAATGAGAATATTAGGTGTTGCTCAAAAAAATAATCCTTCGGAATTTAATGAGTTTTCAGAAAAAGATGAAAGAGATATGGTTTTGATGGGATTTCTAGCATTCCTTGATCCGCCAAAGGAAAGTGCAGAAGATGTAATTAGAACATTAAAAGATTATGGAGTTAATGTAAAAATATTAACTGGAGATAATGATATTGTTACTACAGCAGTTTGCAAACAAGTAGGAATAAAGGCAAATAACTTATTATTGGGGGCAGACATAGATGAAATGTCTGATGAAGAATTAAAGAAAGCAGTTGAAAATTCCAATGTCTTTGCTAAGCTTTCACCAAATCAAAAAACAAGAATTGTAACAGCTCTGAGAGAAAATGGACATGTTGTAGGCTTTATGGGAGATGGAATAAATGATGCTGCTGCAATAACTGAAGCTGATGTAGGAATATCAGTAGATACAGCCGTAGATATTGCAAAAGAATCTGCAGATATAATATTATTGGAAAAGGATTTAATGGTATTAGAAGAGGGAATAATAGAAGGAAGAAAAATTTATGCTAATATAATTAAATATATAAAGATGACAGCAAGTTCAAATTTTGGAAATATATTTTCAGTATTAATAGCGAGTATTTTTTTGCCATTTATTCCAATGCTTCCGCTTCAATTATTAATGTTAAATTTAATTTATGATATTTCTTGCATCACAATTCCTTGGGATAATGTTGATGAAAAATATCTTAAGTTTCCACGTAAATGGGATGCAAGTTCAATCAGTAAATTTATGTTTTGGATGGGACCAATTAGTTCAGTTTTTGATATAATAACTTTTTTATTATTGTACTTTATCATTTGTCCATTTGTATTTGGGGGACCATTCCATATGTTGAATGAAGTTGAACAGATAGGTTTTATAGGACTTTTCCATGCAGGATGGTTTGTTGAATCCTTATGGACACAAACTATGGTTATTCATTTAATTAGAACACCTAAAATACCATTTATTCAAAGCACGGCTTCATGGCAGCTTACAATATTAACATTTTTAGGGATAGCAATAGGGACTATAATTCCTTATACAGTTTTTGGTGAAAGATTAAATATGGTAGCTATGCCTGCAAGCTATTTTATATATTTATTTTTAATAATATTTTTATATTTTATTTCAATAACTGTATTAAAAAGATTATTTATTAAAAGATATGGAGAATTATTATAA
- a CDS encoding GNAT family N-acetyltransferase — protein sequence MKSKDISLCSEVYKSDVEKIYYWLNDEEIISCLNEDKNVKRNLLNIINRVNMPILTHLFNNNCRFFIIKDTYQSVGFIRLIPKIEKAEVVIVVGEKALWGNGIGHNAMIELLKVAFFEMRYNAVIAKIKKSNLRSHNLFKGIGFNKVRELEKEIEYHINLESFLKNIKIA from the coding sequence GTGAAATCAAAGGATATTAGTTTGTGTAGTGAAGTGTATAAGTCTGATGTTGAAAAAATATACTATTGGTTAAATGATGAGGAAATAATAAGTTGCTTAAATGAAGATAAAAATGTAAAAAGAAATTTGCTGAATATAATAAATAGAGTAAATATGCCTATTTTAACTCATCTTTTCAACAATAATTGTAGATTTTTTATAATTAAGGATACATATCAATCTGTTGGCTTTATAAGATTAATACCTAAAATAGAGAAGGCAGAAGTAGTAATTGTAGTAGGTGAAAAGGCACTTTGGGGAAATGGAATAGGACATAATGCAATGATTGAACTTTTAAAGGTGGCCTTTTTTGAAATGAGATATAATGCAGTAATAGCAAAGATAAAAAAATCAAATTTAAGATCACATAATTTATTTAAGGGAATTGGATTTAATAAAGTAAGAGAGCTAGAAAAAGAAATAGAATATCATATAAACTTGGAGAGTTTTTTAAAGAATATAAAGATAGCATAG
- a CDS encoding glycoside hydrolase family 1 protein: protein MEKRFPEGFLWGGAVAANQCEGAYNEDGKGISIQDLAPKGIYGSITDEPTEDNMKLIGIDFYHRYKEDIKLFAEMGFKVFRFSIAWSRIFPNGDDKEANEKGLKFYDNLLDELEKYGIEPLITLSHYETPLALAKNYNGWTNRKLIGFFEKYVKTVFTRYKDRVKYWLTFNEINSALRAPYSSAAIWTPKEELSLQDLYQAMHHELVASALAVKIGHEINPDFKIGCMILGTPIYPLTPNPKDVLKALENNRESLFFADVYARGKYPRYMNRFFKENNISLDITPEDEEILKNTVDFISFSYYMSSCATADISKVEGEGNIIAGFPNPYLEASEWGWQIDPEGLRYLLNTLYDRYEKPLFIVENGLGAVDELITDENGNKTVNDDYRIKYLNDHLIQVREAIEDGVEIIGYTTWGCIDLVSFTTAELKKRYGFIYVDRHDDGTGSLERYKKKSFYWYKKVIETNGESLV from the coding sequence ATGGAAAAAAGATTTCCAGAAGGATTTTTATGGGGAGGAGCAGTAGCTGCAAACCAGTGTGAAGGGGCTTATAATGAGGATGGTAAGGGGATTTCAATTCAAGATTTAGCTCCTAAAGGCATATATGGATCTATTACTGATGAACCGACAGAAGATAATATGAAGTTAATTGGAATTGATTTTTATCATAGATATAAAGAAGATATAAAATTATTTGCAGAAATGGGATTTAAAGTGTTTAGATTTTCAATAGCTTGGTCTAGAATATTTCCAAATGGAGATGATAAGGAAGCAAATGAAAAGGGCTTAAAATTCTATGATAATCTTTTAGATGAATTAGAGAAGTATGGAATAGAGCCTTTGATAACTTTATCTCATTATGAAACGCCTCTTGCATTAGCTAAAAATTATAATGGTTGGACTAACAGAAAGTTGATTGGTTTTTTTGAGAAATATGTAAAAACCGTATTTACTAGATACAAGGATAGAGTAAAGTATTGGTTAACTTTCAATGAAATAAATTCAGCCTTAAGGGCTCCTTACTCTAGTGCAGCCATATGGACGCCTAAGGAAGAATTAAGCCTTCAAGATCTTTATCAAGCAATGCATCACGAGCTAGTTGCAAGTGCCCTTGCTGTTAAAATAGGACATGAAATAAATCCAGATTTTAAAATTGGATGTATGATACTTGGAACCCCAATCTATCCATTAACTCCCAATCCAAAGGATGTTTTAAAAGCATTAGAAAATAATAGGGAAAGCTTATTTTTTGCTGATGTCTATGCAAGAGGAAAGTACCCAAGATATATGAATAGATTCTTTAAAGAAAATAATATTAGTTTAGATATAACTCCTGAAGATGAAGAAATATTGAAGAATACTGTAGATTTTATATCCTTTAGTTATTATATGAGCAGCTGTGCAACAGCAGATATAAGTAAGGTAGAAGGAGAAGGCAACATAATAGCAGGTTTTCCAAACCCTTATTTAGAGGCTTCAGAATGGGGATGGCAAATAGATCCTGAGGGGTTAAGATATCTACTTAATACCTTATATGATAGATATGAAAAGCCGTTATTTATTGTTGAAAATGGCCTTGGGGCAGTTGATGAATTAATAACTGATGAAAATGGAAATAAAACGGTAAATGATGATTATAGAATTAAGTATTTAAATGATCATTTAATTCAAGTAAGAGAAGCAATAGAAGATGGTGTTGAGATTATAGGATATACAACTTGGGGATGTATAGATTTAGTCAGCTTTACAACTGCAGAACTTAAAAAAAGATATGGTTTTATATATGTTGACAGGCATGATGATGGAACTGGTAGCTTAGAGAGATATAAAAAGAAAAGCTTTTATTGGTATAAAAAAGTAATTGAAACTAATGGAGAAAGCCTAGTTTAG
- a CDS encoding DegV family protein, giving the protein MIKILSDSSTLYSIKEEQANNIDIAPLQVTINNKTYTEFEDIDSKQLIDLINEGHVPKSSQPSIGKVLELYQRYPEDEIINISMADGLSGTFQSAYTAKNLDENSERIEVINSKTLCGPHRYLVDLAVKLVEKGYTKERIIKDIKELIESSKSFLIPNDFDFLVRGGRLSHIVGKIGSAIKLVPVLSLSKDGTTLEKFATTRSFKKAMAKICDYLHELKVDDSYKIYITHGFSENLAKEAKEILLNKIKNADIVTRILSPAFITQGGPGCVAIQVIKRHVID; this is encoded by the coding sequence ATGATAAAAATTCTTTCTGATTCTTCGACTTTGTACTCAATCAAAGAGGAACAAGCTAATAACATAGATATAGCACCTTTGCAAGTAACTATAAATAATAAAACTTATACAGAATTTGAAGATATAGATTCTAAACAATTAATTGATCTAATAAATGAAGGACATGTTCCTAAGTCTTCACAACCTTCTATAGGAAAGGTTTTGGAACTTTATCAAAGATATCCAGAAGATGAAATAATAAATATTTCAATGGCAGATGGTCTTTCAGGAACTTTTCAATCGGCATATACAGCTAAAAATTTAGATGAAAATTCAGAAAGAATTGAAGTAATAAATTCTAAAACTCTTTGTGGACCTCACCGATATCTAGTAGACTTAGCAGTAAAGCTTGTTGAAAAAGGGTATACAAAGGAGAGAATAATAAAAGATATAAAAGAACTTATTGAGTCATCTAAATCTTTTTTAATTCCTAATGATTTTGATTTCTTGGTAAGGGGAGGAAGGTTATCACATATAGTAGGAAAGATTGGTAGTGCTATTAAATTAGTACCTGTTTTATCTCTTTCTAAGGATGGGACAACTTTAGAAAAGTTTGCTACAACAAGATCTTTTAAAAAGGCCATGGCTAAAATTTGTGATTATTTACATGAATTGAAGGTTGATGACAGCTATAAAATATATATTACTCATGGATTTAGTGAAAATTTAGCAAAGGAAGCAAAGGAAATTTTATTAAATAAGATAAAAAATGCAGATATAGTTACAAGAATTTTAAGCCCAGCCTTTATTACTCAAGGAGGACCAGGCTGTGTTGCAATCCAAGTAATAAAAAGACATGTTATTGATTAA
- the ric gene encoding iron-sulfur cluster repair di-iron protein has protein sequence MNKLNANLSLGECVIIYPAIVERFNEMNLDYCCGGSQKLEEALLEKGVNVEKFIEEINEEFEKFKFNNKEYVDWNEKTSEDLIYHIINTHHAATFQLLKEIDPLLLKIFKVHFHHMPETLIKVHKLFGQLKAELEEHLIKEEKILFPAMIEFENSKDEVKKEELAKEIKSFIDEHEAAGDILKELAEITDDYRIPEWACTTFKLVYLKMHDLEKDLFIHIHKENNILFKRF, from the coding sequence ATGAATAAATTAAATGCTAATTTAAGTTTAGGAGAATGCGTAATTATTTATCCTGCTATTGTAGAAAGATTTAATGAAATGAATTTAGATTATTGTTGTGGAGGTAGTCAAAAGTTAGAAGAAGCACTATTAGAAAAGGGAGTTAATGTTGAAAAATTTATAGAAGAAATAAATGAAGAATTTGAAAAGTTTAAATTTAATAATAAAGAATATGTAGATTGGAATGAAAAAACATCTGAAGATTTAATTTATCATATAATTAATACACATCATGCAGCTACATTCCAATTACTAAAGGAAATAGATCCATTACTATTAAAAATATTTAAAGTTCATTTTCATCATATGCCAGAAACACTAATTAAAGTTCATAAGCTTTTTGGACAATTAAAAGCTGAATTAGAAGAACATTTAATAAAAGAAGAGAAAATTCTATTCCCTGCTATGATAGAATTTGAAAATTCAAAAGATGAAGTGAAAAAAGAAGAATTAGCTAAAGAGATAAAGTCCTTTATTGATGAACATGAGGCGGCTGGAGATATACTTAAGGAATTAGCAGAAATTACAGATGATTATAGAATTCCAGAATGGGCATGTACAACATTTAAACTAGTATACTTAAAGATGCATGATCTTGAAAAAGACTTATTTATTCACATTCATAAAGAAAACAATATCTTATTTAAAAGATTTTAG
- a CDS encoding AEC family transporter, producing the protein MNISEIFTIMIVLFSMILLGYFINKLKILDKNTNNKLSELILKITTPALIINSALGQSPSISRKEIITILLLGIGLYLFLIVFGRLIVTVFQMKGENSGIYQLMIIIANTGFIGYPVLSALYGNSSIFPFSILHIPFNVVLFSYGIYITQKGKENIKFDIKSAVNPCVIAALISLLIFLLEIRVPEIFNRIFGLIGETTIPLSMLLIGSFLASINIKDIFIDFKIYIISIIKLLVLPFIMYFLSKLIIDNNLIIAYLTLSVALPTGPSIMIMVNQYSKNEDKAAVGVFITTILSIVTIPLIIYILLI; encoded by the coding sequence ATGAATATTAGTGAAATATTTACAATAATGATAGTCTTATTTAGTATGATTTTGCTCGGATATTTTATAAATAAATTAAAGATTCTAGACAAAAATACAAACAATAAACTTTCAGAATTAATATTAAAGATAACAACACCAGCCCTTATTATTAATTCTGCTCTTGGACAAAGTCCTTCAATAAGCAGGAAGGAAATAATAACTATATTGTTATTGGGAATTGGATTATATCTATTTTTAATTGTGTTTGGAAGATTAATTGTTACTGTATTCCAAATGAAGGGTGAAAACAGTGGAATTTATCAGCTTATGATAATTATTGCCAACACTGGATTTATAGGTTATCCAGTTTTAAGTGCCTTGTATGGAAATTCTTCGATTTTTCCATTTTCAATTTTGCATATACCATTTAATGTAGTTTTATTTTCCTATGGAATTTATATAACTCAAAAGGGTAAAGAAAATATTAAATTTGATATTAAATCAGCTGTAAATCCATGCGTAATAGCGGCTTTAATATCACTTTTAATTTTCCTATTAGAAATAAGAGTTCCAGAAATATTTAATAGAATTTTTGGCTTGATAGGGGAAACGACTATACCATTATCAATGTTATTAATAGGTTCTTTTTTAGCTTCTATAAATATAAAAGATATATTTATCGATTTTAAAATATATATTATTTCTATTATTAAATTATTAGTATTGCCATTTATTATGTATTTTTTATCTAAGCTTATTATTGATAATAATTTAATTATAGCTTATTTAACTTTATCTGTTGCCTTGCCAACAGGACCATCTATTATGATAATGGTAAATCAATATAGCAAAAATGAAGATAAAGCTGCTGTTGGAGTATTTATAACAACGATATTATCTATAGTGACAATTCCATTAATTATTTATATTTTGCTTATATAA
- a CDS encoding alpha/beta hydrolase: MNKKDKLKLISFAAGALTTSALAYIGNYFYNYAINKKISGPKNEMKAEALDLNENIDIPHEVILGDMHWLKYESNYENVTIKSFDNLTLHAYKILNPSKTDNWVITIHGYNSDGAEMTNYAKKFYEEGYNVLIPDLRAHGYSEGNYIGMGWHDRLDIIKWINFIIKENSNAKIILHGVSMGAATACMVSGEELPSNVKVIIADCGYSSVWEEFTYQLKQKFKLPNFPFLHAASVVTRIRAGYNLKRASVINQVAKSKTPILFIHGDKDDYVPYEMMDKLYNAANCPKEKITILGADHAKCVIQDPDTYWNSINNFIAKYS, translated from the coding sequence ATGAATAAAAAAGATAAATTAAAACTAATCTCCTTTGCAGCTGGTGCTTTAACAACTAGTGCTTTAGCTTATATAGGGAACTACTTTTATAATTATGCAATAAATAAAAAAATTTCTGGACCAAAAAATGAAATGAAAGCAGAAGCTTTAGACTTAAATGAAAATATAGATATTCCTCACGAAGTAATATTAGGGGATATGCACTGGCTTAAATATGAATCAAATTATGAAAATGTAACTATTAAATCCTTTGATAATTTAACATTACATGCTTATAAAATTCTAAATCCTTCTAAAACAGATAATTGGGTTATAACTATTCACGGATATAATTCTGATGGAGCGGAAATGACTAATTATGCAAAAAAATTTTATGAAGAAGGTTACAATGTTTTAATACCCGATTTAAGAGCCCATGGTTATAGTGAAGGAAATTATATAGGCATGGGATGGCATGATAGACTTGATATTATTAAATGGATAAATTTCATCATTAAAGAAAATTCAAATGCTAAAATAATTTTACACGGAGTATCAATGGGAGCAGCAACTGCATGTATGGTTTCTGGTGAAGAACTTCCATCAAATGTTAAAGTAATAATTGCTGACTGTGGTTATTCTTCTGTTTGGGAAGAATTTACTTACCAATTAAAGCAAAAGTTTAAGCTGCCAAACTTCCCTTTTCTGCATGCAGCTTCTGTTGTTACTAGAATTAGAGCTGGTTATAATCTAAAAAGAGCTTCTGTTATTAATCAAGTTGCAAAATCAAAAACTCCAATTTTATTTATTCATGGAGATAAAGATGATTATGTTCCTTACGAAATGATGGATAAATTGTATAATGCAGCTAATTGTCCTAAAGAAAAGATTACTATACTAGGTGCTGATCATGCAAAATGCGTTATTCAAGATCCAGATACTTATTGGAATTCAATAAATAACTTTATTGCAAAATACTCATAA